atatgtttttactTCTACACTGGTTTCCTTAGCGTGGGTGCCACACAGGTTCAGCGTGTGAGCGCTGCATGGAGAGAAATAGGCTTGGGCATTTTCTTCCAAAATTCTTGTCTTTACTCCCTGAAATCTTCCTGACATGTTAGAGGCATTGTCATATCGCTGTCCTCTGCACCAAGATAGTTCTAAgtcacattcttttaaaaacctctttATCTCTTCTGCGATATCTGCcccagtctttttttaaaatctactaGTTTAACAAATCTTTCATGCACATCCCAATTTCTGTCTTTTTGCATCACATATCTGAGAATAAAAACTAACTGCTCTGTGTGTGAAGCATCAGGTGTACCATCAACAACAATGCTGAAATATCGGGCTTTTCTTACCTCTTCAAGAATAGAGCTTAAAACTTTCTCCCCACACAGTTTCAAGAATTCATTCTGACTACACCATGACAGGTAGTGAGCCTGCATTCTTCGACCAGACTCTCTGCATTGAGCTACCATCTCTAGATGTTTCACCTCAGGATTGTACCTGCCCACAAGCTTCAGTGTTGACAAGAAAAGCCCACAGTCATCATAATCAACGGTAGAATGGCTACCACGAAATGGCAGATTATTCTTTGCTAGGAAAAGATTTACAACAATGGCAGTTAATATTTTACGccatttttcctcctcctgtttaATACTATGTTGTACTGCTGCATCAATGCCTCTTTTATCACTGAGTGTCTGAAATAATTCCTTCCACTTAATGTAATTGCTCAAATGTGAAGCGTTTTCTTCATGATTTTTGATTTTCTCATAAATCTTTCTCCAATTATCTGCAATTCCACCTTTGACAAATTTTGAGTGCTGTAATTGCTTAGTTTGAGTTTCACTTCTGTAGAGACTGCAGGGAAAACAATATTGCTGCAGCATCTTGACTCCACACCATCCAGTCTCTTTCAATAGATTCGCCATTACTCAGATGT
This genomic interval from Gopherus evgoodei ecotype Sinaloan lineage chromosome 6, rGopEvg1_v1.p, whole genome shotgun sequence contains the following:
- the LOC115653794 gene encoding uncharacterized protein LOC115653794, which encodes MANLLKETGWCGVKMLQQYCFPCSLYRSETQTKQLQHSKFVKGGIADNWRKIYEKIKNHEENASHLSNYIKWKELFQTLSDKRGIDAAVQHSIKQEEEKWRKILTAIVVNLFLAKNNLPFRGSHSTVDYDDCGLFLSTLKLVGRYNPEVKHLEMVAQCRESGRRMQAHYLSWCSQNEFLKLCGEKVLSSILEEVRKARYFSIVVDGTPDASHTEQLVFILRYVMQKDRNWDVHERFVKLVDFKKRLGQISQKR